Part of the Pelagicoccus enzymogenes genome is shown below.
TACCTCATCGTCAGAGAAAGCTCGCTCTACTCCGTATTCGTTTCCTGTATACTATTCGGGCTTTCCTACGCCATCCACCTCAGCTTCGCCCACGGACTCTTCAAGCTCCCCAAGGCCCGCCTCGTCGAATTTGGCTCCACCCAAAAGATCGGTCGCTACCAAGCGGGCGAAATCTACCTCATGATGCGTGAACTGCTCGCCCCGCATCGCGGCAAAGAACAACCCCGCACCTACATCACCTTCCAGAAATACGACGGCGCCTTCGTGCTCAACAGCCTGCTCTTCAATTTCGTCAAACCGCTCAACGCCGTCTACATCTCCCAGCACCTTTTCCAAATCCTCAAGCCCGGCGAAATCAAAGCGATCCTCGCCCACGAGCTCGCCCATTTCTACGAATACATCCGCCCACTCAGCCGCGTTCACTTCGCTCTCATGGGCTTCAACGCCCTCTTCCCCATTTACCTCAGCCTCGACGCCGGCTCCATCTCCCTCTGGCAAGCCTTCCTCATCTGGCTCGCCTTCTCCCTGCTCTTCAACTTCTCCGTCAACACCTGGCTAGGCCGCACCTCCCGCGACCACGAACACCTCTGCGACCTTTCCGCCGCCCGCCGCTACGGAGTCCTCAACATCGCAAACGGCCTCTTCGGCGTCTGCAAAACCGCCGAAATCCAAGCCCAGCTCTACAAAGCCCTGCTTCAACGTATCCGCAACGACAATACACTCTCCATCGATCAGCTCGACGAGCTGCTCTTTCGCTGCGAAAACGAACTGCCCGCCAAAGCCATCGGCCAAAAAGACATCCAACGCCTCGTCAGCAACATCCTCGCCAGTCCCCAGTCCCAACAAATCCGCAAGCCCCTCGACGCTCAGCAACAAGCCAAGGAGGAACAGCTCATCCAAAAGGCCATCGACCGGCTCCTGCTCGACCGGGACTTCAAGCTGCTCGACTGGAAACGCTTCGACTTCGTCATCCCCGACGGCCGCCTCAACCAGGCCGAATACGAGCGTCTCGTACGCACCCTCGACGCCAGCCCCCAGCACCAACTCTTCAACATCGCTACCGACAACGTACGCGAAAGCAAAAACAGCACCCATCCCACCGTCGCCCAACGCATCCTCTTCCTCGAAAACGCCCGCCTCCTCGACCCCAGCATTCCCATCTAGACAAGCGAGCTCATCCACCCCCTCCCCCAATAAATGGATACAAAACTAAAAGTAGGCTACTGGCTCTACGCCCTTTCCTTCGTGGCCCCTAGCTTCGACCTCTCACTTTGGGGCATCCAGATCGCCACCCACTGCGCGCTGAGCAGCGTCGCACTCCTGCTATCCGGATTTCCCGAGCTCTTGTATGGTTTGGCTATGCTGTCGCTTTTCTTTCTCAACTTCACCGTCCTACCCGGGATCGAGCTGCACAAAGGCCTGAGAATAGCCACCATGATCCTCGCCGGACTCGCGGGAATCCTCCCTCAGCAAGGCCCCGAGGGCGAGACGCTCTTCTACATCACAATGCCTCCCTATTTGCTTTGGGTCGCGTCCGTTCTTCTGATCAACCTGGTGAAGATCAAGGAAGCCCACTCCGGCCAAACCGTAGATAACAAGGCCCTGCAGGAGCGACCGCGGTCGCGATAACTTCCGACTCATAAACCTATCCATGCCCGAAACCGAGTACACCCTGCGCAGCGAGATTCTCGATAACGAGCGACGAATCTGGATACGCGAACCCGCCTCCCTCCAAACGGACCTCGATCTCCTCATCGTCCTCGACGCCGAGCTCTACCGCAATCGCGTGCAAGCTCCGCAGATCATCGAGGACCTCTTCGAATCCGGCACGCTCGCCCAAACCTTGGTCGTCTACGTCTCTAGCGTCAGTATGGACGTCCGCTGGATCGAGTGCCCCTGCTACCCTCCCTTCGCCGCCTTCGTAACCAAAGAGTTGATACCTTCGATCCACGAACGCTATCCCAAAACAGTCCAGGCCAAGGAACGCGTCATCGCCGGACTCAGCTACACCGGACTCGCCGCCTCCTTCGTCGCCCTCACCCACGACGGCCTTTTCACAAAAGTCATTTCCCAATCCGGTTCCTACTGGTCCAACGATTGTTGGCTCATTCGGGAATTCGACGGCCAATCCCTGAACCATCCGCCCGCCTTCTTCCTAGACGTAGGCGACAAGGAAACGCAGGAGTATGTCTGGCACAAAGAAGACGTCGTGCAAACCATCTCCCAGGTGGAAGGCGTCGAACGCTTCCGCGACATGTTGTTGAAAAACGGATACGAGGTACGCTACGACACCTTCTCCGGCGGACATTCCGCCGAAGCCTGGGCCACCTCTCTCCCCAACGCCCTGAAGTGGGCGCTGGGGTGACAACCGAAAACCGCGTGTGG
Proteins encoded:
- a CDS encoding alpha/beta hydrolase, whose product is MPETEYTLRSEILDNERRIWIREPASLQTDLDLLIVLDAELYRNRVQAPQIIEDLFESGTLAQTLVVYVSSVSMDVRWIECPCYPPFAAFVTKELIPSIHERYPKTVQAKERVIAGLSYTGLAASFVALTHDGLFTKVISQSGSYWSNDCWLIREFDGQSLNHPPAFFLDVGDKETQEYVWHKEDVVQTISQVEGVERFRDMLLKNGYEVRYDTFSGGHSAEAWATSLPNALKWALG
- a CDS encoding M48 family metalloprotease, which produces MQKDPAQLQARSRKYARIDFALIALCLAANAVLAYLIVRESSLYSVFVSCILFGLSYAIHLSFAHGLFKLPKARLVEFGSTQKIGRYQAGEIYLMMRELLAPHRGKEQPRTYITFQKYDGAFVLNSLLFNFVKPLNAVYISQHLFQILKPGEIKAILAHELAHFYEYIRPLSRVHFALMGFNALFPIYLSLDAGSISLWQAFLIWLAFSLLFNFSVNTWLGRTSRDHEHLCDLSAARRYGVLNIANGLFGVCKTAEIQAQLYKALLQRIRNDNTLSIDQLDELLFRCENELPAKAIGQKDIQRLVSNILASPQSQQIRKPLDAQQQAKEEQLIQKAIDRLLLDRDFKLLDWKRFDFVIPDGRLNQAEYERLVRTLDASPQHQLFNIATDNVRESKNSTHPTVAQRILFLENARLLDPSIPI